AGTGAAAGATAAGGGGTAGAAATCTATCAATTAAAAGGAGGCAAATAATGAAAAACACTTTCCTATCATTGGCCATTTTTAGTATAGCCATTTCCTTAGTCATTAGTAGTTGGTTGCTATCTAATAGTTTAAGTGATAAAAAGACAAACCATACAATACAGGACGAAAACCAACATCAGCTGCTTACTAAATCCGAGGTAGCAGATTATTTAGGTATTAGTGTCGAAGAGGTTCAACAATTAACCGAAGTCCCAGAAGGAGAAGGAGTTACTGCAAGTTACATTCCTCATATAAAAATAAAAAAAATTAATTATTATCCTAAAAAGGCAATAGACAAATGGCTTGTAAATGCAGAATTTATCACTGTTCCGTAATTAGTGATTTTAGTGATTTTTAAGTTGGATTTTGTGCCACCAGAACCGTCCCCATGGCTTTCCCTAAACATGGTATATTTTTATTCCTTTAGAAAAAAATATAAGAAAAACTGGAATAGGAGTAAAATGATGAAGGATAAAAACCCCATTAGTGCTTCGGAGGTTGGAACGTTATGGGTTACATACCAGGAAAAGACGATGATTTTGAGGATTTTGGAATACTTTTTAGCCAAGGCAGATGATCAGGAAGCAAAGAATATAATGGGGGGATTGTGGCAGGAGCTTCATGATTATGTA
The window above is part of the Bacillus sp. SORGH_AS_0510 genome. Proteins encoded here:
- a CDS encoding helix-turn-helix domain-containing protein translates to MKNTFLSLAIFSIAISLVISSWLLSNSLSDKKTNHTIQDENQHQLLTKSEVADYLGISVEEVQQLTEVPEGEGVTASYIPHIKIKKINYYPKKAIDKWLVNAEFITVP